TCAAGtgtacaattttgaaaataactcattttggaaaaaaatagcAACCACTCAAAATAGCTTTTaaaacactttcaaaatttattttcaaatttttttcctcaaaaGAGTCTAAATAAAAGtgacttaaaaaataaaactcttTTTATCCAGTCAATCTAAACATACCctaaatattcataaaaagTCCACCTGAAACTATATAACTTGTCAAACTAAATGAGAccaaaaaactttgaaatctAAGTAATTCTTACCCTCCCATCTTTCATTGTGAATCCTCAACACCATAGTTGCGAAGGTTGGCGTATTTGAGTGATCAGGAACAGTAGAATCATCTCTATAACCTTCATATTGCCCAAGAACTACCTCTTCATCCTTAATTGGCAGCACTGATTGAAGAACCTGTACAGAAAATGACCCGTCACAATAGAGACTACAGAGTAGAAAGGGGAGGGAGGCCGAAACGCAATAGTACTCTTGAGGAACTTGAgaaataagtaaaaatataCATCTTACAagattctatttattttatatcctAAATGCAGGTTAAATacacaataaaattttcttttgtcagtTTGAATTCCTACCTTTACTTTCTCATCTCGGATGTGCTCAGGTTTGAGGGAAATAGGTTTTTCCATGGCAACCAAACAAAGAACCTGAGAGGACAggcaaaaaaaactaagaacttTTAGAAGTGCAAAAGTAGTAGATAGTTGAGTCAAAGATGAAATTTCTAGTAGTgcaacaataaataaaatctaataaacttcAGGAACATTAAGAGAACAAGttccaattaaaaaatttaagacaCGTTAGATGTCTTTGTCACAAAAGATGATAAGAATACTATTCAGTTTTTAGAAACCACAGATATTTTGAGTTGAGATCAACTTCTTACCTGTAACAGATGGTTTTGAATGATATCACGAATAATCctgcaaaaacaaaatttgaatcagTTAGATTACCTCTAAGTcttgagtttaaattttatttggtccctaaatttcaaatgttacTTTTTTTAGACTCAAATTCTTaagttttatttctatttgttttgagtttaaaattCTATTAGGTCCCTAGATTTTaagattttacattttttacccttgagttttaagttttgatcCTGTTTGAtcccaaaatttcaaagttcaCATTTTTAACCTTGATTTGTCACTACATGACCACTATCAGATCTTGGTGTTAACATCTTctagttaatttaaaagaattaaattaatattataactaaataagttttaggtttaaatcctattttggtccctaaacttttaaaaacgtcTATTTGATctatgaacttttaaaaagagcATATTCTGGTCTTTGTCGTTAGGATTCTgttaactttttaataaaatgataagaTGGCTTCTATATATGATGACTAGACTACCAAATAAGATAATCTCTAGggttttaacttttcattaGAAACCAAATAGTAAATTGATGATTTGTCGAAGACCTCAAATGTCACTTTgccttcaaaattttgatcacCACCGTTTTGGCACGTTGGCATTCTGCTTCACTTTCTTAACTCATGTTAAATGCAAGTTCATCcgcattcaatttttttagtagcTCAAGTTTGGGACTTTTGTGATTCCTCGAggtgtttttcttcttccaattctttcttgtttccttttttctttttgtgtgtgtatggTGGTGTCAGTATCTAAAATACAGTagtgtttattttataaatgggTTGTactaattttatcttttctaatttatttccCCTTGCTATGAATGTTAACACTAATATgtagtttatgttttattCTACTCAATGCTCTTCTGATTTACTTCAAGAttccaaattgaaaaataaataaacaaatagtaAGGAGTGGAGGAACCGGGAAAGGAATGTGAGAGATTTGAGTcttggagaaaagaaaaacaaaatttagtttttgggtttatttgataaatattttgattatgttTATGTATTGATATAAAAGATTTACAGaataaattagtaagattTCTTAGTTATTTGTCAATTTATGTAATATGATGAATATGAATCTAAAGCCTAAtcatccaaatataaaaggCACATCATCATTTCGTTAGAGAGTTAACGGAATCATGGACTTTTATTTAAGTTTGGGACTAAAtaagacattttaaaagtttaggggACCAAAAATACAAAGTTTATGGACCATAATAGGATTTAAACCTtagttcttattatttttccatcACTATTAgaagtaattaaaagaattcaaaCTATAATTATCTTAAGTTAATTAGTTGAAACTTGACACCGAAGATCAAGGTGTGCATTAGTAAAAACTCAAGGGTACAagtgtaaaatattaaaacttatagatcaaatgcaaattaaaatttaaaactcaaaagtaGAAGTGCTGCTCAAAATTTAGAGACAAAAAGCGTACTTTTCTGTCATTTAAGTATTTGATTCtacacttttaaaagtaattttcatACCATagaaagtgattttgaataattgaagGTATGCGTAGAAGTGAGTCAAGTGACCAAAATAAGTGGTTTGAACATAAATGgcttaataattatttttgtagaagtgttttattatgaattattGTACTCTCAATTTCACACTAGTGGAAgaatacttttaattaaagtaaaagtatttttcatGATTAgatgtttgttttcaaaagtgattttaaagtAATCAAATGACTAAAAAGGGCATTCCATtggagagaaaataattagAGGGTGGTAAACAAAagttaaagagaaaaaaacttaggacaataaaaatgtaagagaaaatttaaaaaaacaaaaaaacaaaaagaaacgttTTAGAGAggaataaaaattttagaggataaaaaaattaaaaggatttttaaaatattggtgATTGAAAAAAGTGAGAGAACAgatcaaaatttaagaacatAAAGTTAGAAATAGAGGCTATAAAAAGTGTGGAGAGAAAAATCAGAGAAAACAAGATACATTAGAGATAAATAAAGATAGAGAAAGACAAAAactttaagttaaaaaaatatatatttattcacataattttagaacaaaagaaagtaaagTATAAGGATTTTGctccaaaaaaattgaaataagcatcactttaaaaacaaaatcactcaCCAAAAATCATTTCAGAATCACTTGCTAAGTAATGGACTGAAAATCACATGAAATATTTTGGGCATGCTCAcgacaaaagtgatttttttggTCCTTCCAAAATAATTTCCAAACATGAACTAAGTTTTCATATATAGATTGGAGATGTGTTCAACaacataaaatatcaatatatttagAGATTTAGCTTCACACACAACATTTTCAGATGGTACTtctaaagtaaataaaacaaCATACCCATATTCATCAAAGTATCCACCACGCCCGTCAGTACCAAAATCCTCCCTGAACACGATCTACCACGGAACAACACAAagagtgaaaagaaaaaaacaaatattggtacacaacatataaaaattaaaatcaaccaTGATCagattttcaaatcaatttcaGCAGCCTCctttttttgtaaaagttCTGCAAATGTTCATAGAAAATTAAGTAGTGAACTGAATTCTCACCTGTACATTAGCGATGTTGTCACGGTTCCAGAGGGGCAAAAAGAATCGGTTTGCGAAACGAAGTACCAACTGAAAATTCAGATCACGCAAGAACACACATTAGGCTGCTATTTTCAAACTCATAGACAACCAATAACATCTTAGTTACGCTAATATTACCAGATTTTGAACCAATTCCTTCCCCAGATAGTGATCTATACGATAAATTTGTGGTTCATCAAACAATTCTCCAATCTGGGAACTTAACTTCTCTGCAGATTCCAAATCCTTGCCAAACGGTTTCTCCACAACAATCCGGGTCCATCCACCAAGATCAGCTAAAAACAGATAAAACATCCTTTAACAATAAGTATTCAGAAGTAGACGAATCCCAACCATGAAAATAATCTGGACTTAAAGCTTACATTTATTCATGCAATAATTCTTGATCATCTTGCAGACAGATGGATATACCGATGGAGGAAGTGCAAAATAGAACAGCCTGCGAGACGATCCCTCTTTACTATTTCTGGAAATCTCATGCTCTGAAATTTCCTTATCCAACTTCTGAAAACCCTCAGCAGAATCATAGGACCCACTTACATATTTGATCTgaagaaattattgaatttatgCATGAGTATGATTCTAGTGAGTACATACTGCATACTAACACAACAATAATGTGTAATGAGTAAAACTAACCAACTGCAGAAACTTGGATACTTCTTCTAACTGCTCTGAGTCAGTAGTTTTTCCTTGGACAAGATATCTgcaattattattcatattgaGAGCCCCTAGTGAGTACATACTTTTTGCATGAAAAGATCAACGACTGGAGAAAGTTGACTTGATTAAATATAGAATGGCATTAAGAATAAAACTAGAGAGGGTTCCATATCTCACCCACGTAAGCGGTTTCTTAGATCATCATCAGAGATTTTTGACCTCGCATAACCAAAAATGTGAACTTCATTTGATTGTAGGAATCCCTAGGAATAAcaattgataaaaaagaaaaagaataggAAAGTTAGTTCATAGAGCACTATTAAACAATAACTGAGTAACAGTTGTacattggaaaagaaaacactcaAGCACTTGAACTGAATAAACCATCAGAGAAATATGTGCATACAAAAGACTATCTAGTAGCTAAGAACTCATTCACGTTGCCAAATCCTCGCAATGTTTGGCCAACCAAACAACCAAATTACTCCATATAATGAACAGTAGAAAATCCTTATAAAAATAGGCATATTAGAACTAGTATTTGGATCATTGAACGCATGAATTATTACCACTTAATTTAACTTGTGATCTCTTCTACTTTTCAATACAAAAGGGAGAaccaattaaacaaaataaataaataaataaataaataaaaataaacctGGACAAAAAGGTGGAAGAGAGCTGgaaaagttttcttcttaGCAAGATCTCCAGATGCTCCAAGCACAACGATGGAGAGACAGCCAGTTTCCGGTACATTGTCCTCTCCTGTAAAAGAGTCATTTCTAAGAGAAGATCTTTTCTCAACGTGCCATGATCCAGATTCCATGTTTTAAGCTGCAATACACAAACCACCCTTATTAGCACCATATGGACAAGAAACCCAAATATCAAAATCgaataaaagttaaagaatCATAACTCAATTTGCAGTACAAGATTCAATTAAAAGCAGTAGCCAGGCCTGAGAATAAACTTAATCCAAACAGAAAGAACAAAGATAATGGAAAAAGAAGGCATGCAAAAGGGAAACAAAGCACTGAAAAAAAATTCCGTCAAAGTTAACACAAAGAGcacaaaaagaatgaaaaaaagtgaGATTACGAGGAATCCAAATCCACTCCAGTTCACGGATCTGATTCTTTAAGAACGAATATCAACCCGATCCAACATCAAAATTATCGAACTAATTCAGTAACGATCAGCAAATCTAGCTCCACCCCATCATTTTCAAGacgttgaagaagaaaaagaatgaaaccCCACAAGAAATTAAACCCAAATCAATGATCATAGTATTAAAACGTGACAAATGGCAGCagaaaaaacagagagagCACAAACCTATGCCTCTACTGTCCGTATTGTTTCTACTTCAAAAGGTGGCCAAAACTCGAAATGAATGgagattttagaaaattcaGTGTGGTTTTAAACCATTGAGTGGCTCACCAAACACCTTCGTCGTCGGCAAATGGCACTCAGCCACTTCTAGCCGCCGTTCTAGAcacgaaaagaaaagaatcatttttttgctttgattttACATTAACGTCCCTATTTTTCGTCTTATTATCCTTTTCGCCCCTTAAGTGCTTCATTTTTTGACTTTGTTTGGTGGGATGATGTATGTGGCAAAGGATTAATTACAACCACAACTCTATTGCTaccttttcatctttttaattttactaagATTCCTTTTAATCAACTTAATTAAGTTTTCATTTAACTTTTGCTATAATTATCagaaaaatcttctttttttttttttttttaattttaagaaaaaaactctttaTTTAGTccattcaaatttcttttcagTAAAACAAATACgatataaaattttagctAAATTGAATGATAAATTTCGATCAAtcataacatttattgaacACTTTTTCCGAATGTCAACTAAGTTTCGTAAGTAAATTACTCCCGGTTCTTCAATCATTTGATAACCAGATTCATTCTTTGATAAACGATCACTATGAGTCAGACTCAATAGAATTTGATCAATCCTTTTTTCTATCGTCCACGGAGCGGTGGAGAACTGAACCAAgaattctctttctttatcatCAATCGATGTTCGAGACCCAGGATTGGATTGTCATTATATTGGTCTCAAttatataagattttattttatcttaaattagtTCGATCGAAATTAGCCAAGTATGCATGGAACATATGTTAATCTATTTTGTTATGCGCAACGACTTAAATTGGCTCAATTAAATAATGACACTCATTAATCCAATCATACCACTCCAAAGTCTTGTATGACATAAATTGattcaataaaattacaatattatcATTTGGTGCTAAGGAATTAAAATGACAATGGATTCACAATCAAATAAACTTAGCCTTGTCTAAGTACATAcaaaacaaaggaaaacatCCTAGAGGAGTGTGACAAGATTTAGAAGTTAAAAGGGaactctttaaaataaaaaagactaaaacCTCCctcaacattaaaattaaagtagtgtccaataatttgaaaataagtttaagGTATTTGGAAGTACATCACACacaagtgtatatatataatcgatacatttacaaatataacaattagatttaagtattataatatttaacaacatattttaaattataaatatagcaaaacttcTTAAAGTTTGTCAATAATAGAAATCTATCGATAATGGACCATAGtgcaaatattggtttatTGCTGATATATCATTAGAATTTATCTTTATCGGTTGCTATCATTATTAGTTGTTATAAGTCGTCATCAGTAATAGCTATTATATGTGATAATAGTTGACCGTTGTTAGAAGTTGCTATTAATTATAACTTTCAAGTTGAAAAATGTGTTATCAATTACTATTCTTAATATCATCCCTGGAATATAgcttctatcaatgataaccACTAGAAGACAAactttgacatttaaaaaaatatatattgtcaaTTAACTAGTTTAACCTtcgctttttttttcttttctttttttgcaaataatttattattatgttatatttttagtttattccTTAAAGTGTGCTATTTTGCTTgtctatttaattatatattttttgaaaaatggtaaaaatcgTCTCTAAAGTATAGTGAATGTCACAATTGCACAATTGCACCATTAACGTTTGAATTGTAACTAAAATTTGGAGTTTGAAGttagaaaattattagaatttaTACAAGGatgtaaatatgaaaattcaaaattgaacaCTTAAGGTGTTTGAgaggcttaattttcaaaattagaagtAAGAGTATAATTGAAAGTATGAAAGGGGGTTGAAGAGTGAATTTGGGAATTTAGTTTATGTTGCTattccattttaattattgtacatttattttcaaacaccAATTTGGCATTTCCCAACCACTATTAAATTTAgtgattaagaaaaagaaaaaaaaaaagaagagaatggGGAAATTGAGAATGTGGAgatgagaagaagagaagtatAAACGTGACAAACTACGGTGGGGTCAGATCCAAGTTGAGCCGTCGATCAATGTAAGATGTATGAGGGAGAAAAAAGGGTTGTAGTGTTGGTATGGAGAGAAGTGAAAAGGcttctttccatttcaacGTGAATCACGTCGCTATGTCATTTGATTACTAAagctttttttctcttttttggtTAACCTTAGGCtaagttgttttattttgcttctgtatttaaaaaaagtatgttttagtattaaaatttttaaatatatattttgttctcAATCGTTAAGATTCTATCACTTTGCACAACATAGAAGTTTTGATAGGACTACTTGTCGATGGAGAGCCCGTTATTAGTCAAATGCGTGAAGACTTGTCAAATGTTAAGTCTAGCGTGGTTAGGGACGGAATTTCAAGGACTTGATGATGATGCAAAAGAGGAAAAGTATCGGTAGATATACAAGAGCATACATTCCACAAATAATGTGTAGAAGtctgttttcaaaaaaatcaagtcAGTATGTGTATATGATGCTTCTACCATTATTAGTTGATTTACATGAGGTGGGTCGATACTCCTAGGGTGGAGTGTGCCTAGCATGGTTGTATAGGCAACTATGCAAAGCATCAAAGTGAGATGTTCGTGAAATTACTGACCCATTGatacttattttaaatatgggCTTGTGCTTGTGGAAACTAACTCACGAGACCAAGAACTTGATTTATGGTTTCGTTAATTAACTTCATTCAGACTTAGAGAATAGTTTTGTTGGTTATGTTGGTGTTTCATTCTACATGATGCATCATTGATCAAGATCATTGCATTCAAAAAGTGCTTAACAAAGTTCTCTTCATCATGTACTTCTATGCCTCGTTttgtacaagtttttctattgcTTACCCAAGTGTAAGCAAAACAATAGGTTTTTCTAGATGATTCAAGGTCAAAAACAGGGAATTGAAATCAAAACATAGTTCTAGAGTCTACTTATCAATCAGGCGGTATAAAAGAATAACTTACTTAACTAGCTTATTATTAGGGCGAGCTCCTCTCAAAGGCTTTAAATGTCACACTTGCTCTCTTTTTGGGACCCAAGTGACTAAGTCTAGCCAAAAAAGGTATATCTAGAATGATTCATTTATAAGACTTATAGAGCTTCACGCTTAAGGGTGACAACCTCTCAGCACCTAATACCCACACTTGTTCTCTTGTTGGGacacaaatgatggaagttatctTGTCAAGGTGAAGCTTGTCTCCAAACTCCTCCTTGCAGGCGTTAGccttatccttgctacttgcccTCTCGGATATTTGGCGATATATACACTAGTCAAGAGTGATGAAAATAGCTCAGCTAACATGATAAGAAGTTTTGATAAGAATTATTATAAGCAaaacttcttatcaagaacttatccAAACCTAAACTCCAAATAACACAAAGACAAATGAAGAGTAGAGACATGAATGGATTGAAAAGGgtataaatatacattgtattaaagaatgtagGTCTTTGGCcactgtacaatatgaacaactACAATGTAAAGAAATACGAAAATGGAAAGAATAGAGATGCcattacaagttaggggaaGATAGGGAATGGGATTTTCTTCACTCAGACTACAAGCTTTCACTTCATAGACTAACTGGAGAAGATAAAGAAATGCTTTACAGACGGTCAGAAGGTTATTCTTTGCCACTAACTCTCTAGGACTCTACCCACCTCTTTAGGTGTACGAATGGTGGTCCATTCAGACGTCGCTCTTCTTGGTAAGGATGGAGTTCCTTTTTATAGGCGGATTTAGATGAAAAATCTAATCTTTTGAGCTTTTCAGTGTCGAAAGTTGCTTCTATTATCAAGTCACGTCAACTCCATCTATCACTTTTTCTTCTAGCGAACCTCTTCTCTCGTTCTGATATGGTCTTCTTGCCTAATCTCCGTGTGAGTTTCTCTATGATTCGCTAGCttattcttttatgttttagtcTACGTTAAGACATTAAAAACAAGGTGAATAGACATGTGTAACGACCGAACTCTTTATACTGAGCTGAGGTCATTACCatttaaaaaccaataaagactttttatttaaaataaaataaaatactaaatttaaagtaatgttttaaatcttcaattaaatcattaataaagtatataaagaaagaataaaataaataaaagaataaataaaacattaattcaTGCCCTACttgaaataaaaggaaatatcTAAAAGTAAACATAAGTTCtgaaataaatttctaaaaattaaatactaaaagaCATAAATAAAATGCGAAAAAGACTTAGATGGTTCCCTATGGCGTCACTTCATGTCATTTGCCAGCTTGCCTCTACCTCTACCTTtgttagtaaaaaaattaaacatagagaaagagtgagtataaTTTATACTCCATAAGGGATCCACTGGTAGTCCTGTTAGATTCTTGTAAGAAGGTACCTAACTATTGTGCTCCCAAAGACACATTATCCAGTGATTCCCTAGGGACACAACTGGACTCTCTGTGACCCCGAAGGAAACACCTTAAAGGAGATCCCCTAGGTTCACAACTGGGCTCTTGGTGACTTCGAAGGAAACACCCAAAAGGAGAGTCGGGCTGTAAATGATCCCGTCGAATCACACATAAAATTGGTCACACAAGGTAGTGATCCCAAGGGACCCCCATATGGTACAACTCTAACAGTAAATCTAACATAAAATCATAGcctttacaaatatatcatatcataaatatcataGCTCAAACATAAGGCATCTCAACCGTAGTGTACCTCATTTATCTCAACCATGGTATATCACATTCATAACATAAAAGATTTTCTATGTAGCTATCATTGGCTAACATCCTTAACATGCATCATAGCTACGTTAATGCATACTAAGGGAAATCATAATATAATGGTCTAATAGTAGAATCTCTTACCTCGAGATtaactaaatcaaatttattccAGCTTCCAACAAGTAAAACCTAAACAtcaataagttttaaattaatagtttgatAACCACATTGAACTATTAAGTACTCAGGCTTACAAACTTACCAACGGAGGAGTTTGAAACCAATTCAACCTTGGTTGGGAGAAAATCACAACTCTAATAATACTCCAACAAAATTAGTCAACtttcaagtaaaaataatCCAACTCATTTCAAATTGTAAACTTATTTAGAATCCAAGGGATAATTATTTGGGCGAACAAAACCCAACAAACTTACCAAAATATTAGATAGCCCCAATGGCTTAAGGAAAAATGAGTTTTGGCTTGCTAAATGGCTTAGGATGGAGATGGCTTGAACACGGGAGCATCGACTCACTTCAAGGAGGAGGTTAGCTTGGATGGGACACGTGGCTCGGCTTCGCGAGGAGGGGTAGATCAGATTTCTTGCACGCATGTGACTCAGAGGAAGATCGACTACAGGTTGAGCTTCAGTAGTCGGCAGACGGAGGAACGTCGGCTAGAACACTTTCGGCTTGCGAAGGAACGTTCGGGATGCGCAGCTTGTGATGGAAACGACTTTGATCTACAATGCATGGTGGAGACTTGTGACAGAGAAGAGGATGCGACGAAGACGAAGCTTCAAAATCGTTCGACCTTTGACGCGAAGTGGACAACTTCGTTTGAGCGTGGACTGAGCAGCTGCAGTCGTCGATGGTAGAAAGGTGAAGAGGAGCCGCTGCTAGGGTGTGTCgaaggaggaagaaggaatGGGGAATAAAATGAAGTGCATGCATTTCAATAtcctttcaaaaataaaataataatgataataaatatttttttccaaatatcccaatcaactttttctctcttctcgtTAGTTATTCAATTAAATCATCTCCTTTAACTTTCCAAAATACAGTatctttagaaaaataattatattaattatattttcataacacaattatttttctctctccaaataactttatttaagatattaataatttactattatttctctttaataattatattatccccataatataattgttttttaaccTTCCATaaccttttatatatatatatataaactaccAATATCCTTAAATCTCACCAACTTAATTATCAACTTCAATCAACCTTTATCAAAACcatacaatataattaaattccaaaatttaatgattaatcaaatattctttccatgaatatttaattaatcataatttccacaaaacaaacaaaagttccAATGATCTAAAATAACACCTAAATAAAttcaagataaataaaattcaaatttttcttaatttttgggGTGTTACACGTTAGTGCTTATGTaaaatgtatttctaaatatttatgcatttaCAAAATAAGTAACACGCTTTGATACTCTTCCTATGCATTTTggtttcattattttacttaaaatgtcataataacttatatttctacaagttatcaacTTGAGGATGATTTTCCACAATGGCTTCATAGCTTCAACATGTCAATGATCATCTACTACCTGTACGAGCATACAATTTccaatatgttattttattttaattcagaCCAACAATAGTTTTTAAACGAtgtaattaattcaaaatctaaagtattaatttattaatactGATGAAGGGACTAGTTTTGTGTAACCAAATTAGCTACTCATGTAGTTAGTCAATATATGTACATGTTTGATCTTCTTCCGCATAATTAGGTATGTAAATACTAAAACTTGATTTCTTTATgctttagtttttatttatgatgTAATATGTgatgtttttcatattatttggGAGccttaaaaaatgtaattgacAATTTGCCCAACTGTTGTAGGAACAGTCAAAACAAATGGTAAACCATCAATCATctcatattttttcatattgggGAGTAGCACTATCCTAATAAGGTGATAAGATAGTTCAGTTTTTTAAACAAGACATTCCACTAGAATGCAGTATTGAGCTACTCCTGCACAACTGTTACTTGAGAAATATGGATTGGTCAGATAAGATCGCACATTTGGTAGTGCGATGACAATCTCGTAGAAGATTTATTGTGATGAGAGCTTTGATTCAGCAGTTCGATAGAGACATGACTCGAGAATACATAAACTGGTATATTAATATTACAAGGTTCTACATCACTCGACCAGGTGCAACTATGGGTCATCAGATAcgtatttaaatattgtata
This is a stretch of genomic DNA from Cucumis sativus cultivar 9930 chromosome 4, Cucumber_9930_V3, whole genome shotgun sequence. It encodes these proteins:
- the LOC101206809 gene encoding glucose-6-phosphate 1-dehydrogenase, cytoplasmic isoform, whose product is MESGSWHVEKRSSLRNDSFTGEDNVPETGCLSIVVLGASGDLAKKKTFPALFHLFVQGFLQSNEVHIFGYARSKISDDDLRNRLRGYLVQGKTTDSEQLEEVSKFLQLIKYVSGSYDSAEGFQKLDKEISEHEISRNSKEGSSRRLFYFALPPSVYPSVCKMIKNYCMNKSDLGGWTRIVVEKPFGKDLESAEKLSSQIGELFDEPQIYRIDHYLGKELVQNLLVLRFANRFFLPLWNRDNIANVQIVFREDFGTDGRGGYFDEYGIIRDIIQNHLLQVLCLVAMEKPISLKPEHIRDEKVKVLQSVLPIKDEEVVLGQYEGYRDDSTVPDHSNTPTFATMVLRIHNERWEGVPFIMKAGKALSSRKAEIRVQFKDVPGDIFRCKNQGRNEFVIRLQPSEAMYMKLTVKKPGLEMSTVQSELDLSYRQRYQGVTIPEAYERLILDTIRGDQQHFVRRDELKAAWEIFTPLLHRIDNGELKSIPYKQGSRGPAEADELLEKAGYVQTHGYIWIPPTL